A DNA window from Coffea arabica cultivar ET-39 chromosome 6c, Coffea Arabica ET-39 HiFi, whole genome shotgun sequence contains the following coding sequences:
- the LOC113694161 gene encoding protein LEAD-SENSITIVE 1, translating into MGLLSNRIDRGSLKPGDHIYSWRTAYIYAHHGIYVGDDKVIHFTRRGQEVGTGTILDFVLVSSGPSRGHVPCTTCTLTEEGHGVVSTCLNCFLAGGVLYRFEYAVNPALFLAKARGGTCTLAVSDPDDIVVHRASYLLNNGFRCYNVFKSNCEDFAIYCKTGLLVLDHSTMGQSGQAVSIIGGPLAAVLSTPLRLVTTNVYGMAATAVGVYCASRYATDIGMRSDVVKMPVEDLTQRLETGLLGVAIPSLPALPPTPVS; encoded by the exons ATGGGGCTGCTCTCTAACAG AATTGACAGAGGCAGCCTCAAACCAGGGGATCATATTTATTCCTGGCGTACTGCTTATATTTATGCTCACCATG GCATCTATGTTGGGGATGACAAAGTAATTCATTTCACTAGACGTGGTCAAGAAGTAGGAACAGGGACCATATTGGATTTCGTTTTGGTGAGTTCAGGACCAAGCCGAGGTCATGTTCCATGCACAACCTGCACTTTGACTGAAGAAGGTCATGGAGTTGTTTCGACATGTTTGAACTGCTTCCTTGCTGGCGGTGTTCTCTATCGCTTCGAGTATGCTGTTAACCCTGCTCTCTTTCTTGCAAAAGCACGCGGAGGAACTTGTACTCTTGCAGTTTCAGACCCTGATGACATTGTCGTCCATCGTGCAAGCTACCTTCTTAATAATGGTTTTAGATGTTATAATgtgttcaaaagtaactgtgAAGACTTTGCTATCTACTGCAAGACCGGATTACTTGTCTTGGATCACAGTACAATGGGGCAAAGCGGACAAGCAGTGTCCATTATTGGCGGCCCTCTTGCTGCTGTTTTATCAACGCCACTGCGTCTTGTCACTACCAATGTATATGGTATGGCGGCAACTGCTGTTGGGGTTTATTGTGCTAGCCGCTATGCCACTGATATTGGGATGAGAAGCGACGTGGTGAAGATGCCCGTGGAAGATCTTACGCAGAGACTAGAAACAGGATTATTGGGGGTCGCTATACCAAGTCTTCCAGCTTTGCCACCAACGCCTGTCAGCTAG